In the Wyeomyia smithii strain HCP4-BCI-WySm-NY-G18 chromosome 2, ASM2978416v1, whole genome shotgun sequence genome, one interval contains:
- the LOC129721396 gene encoding 28S ribosomal protein S2, mitochondrial: protein MLLRPYLKRRTSFAGIRSLSIQVKPVQSTAVAEKDNEIFQHPDYFGIHRLFTVEDLFKAKVHFGHKEGTLNDKMKGYLYGSRLGHCIIDLDKTAEYLRLALNVTAHIAYRGGIILFLNRSAQNGHIVERTAMECGEYSHTRFWRGGIFTNSKVQFGAVTRLPDLCVFLNTQNNVLEMHRAVQDAAKMAIPTIGIVDTNCNPNLITYPVPGNDDTTSAIELYCKLFKNAVLLGKEKRKESQ, encoded by the exons ATGTTACTCAGGCCTTATCTGAAACGTCGAACCAGCTTTG CTGGCATACGTAGTCTTTCAATACAGGTGAAACCAGTACAATCTACTGCTGTTGCTGAAAAAG ATAACGAGATCTTCCAACACCCCGATTACTTCGGTATTCATCGTCTGTTTACTGTGGAAGATCTGTTTAAAGCAAAAGTACATTTTGGTCACAAAGAAGGCACTCTCAATGATAAGATGAAAGGCTATCTATACGGTAGTCGGTTAGGACACTGTATAATTGATCTTGACAAGACCGCCGAATATTTGAGACTTGCACTGAACGTTACAGCACACATTGCCTACCGCGGTGGAATCATACTGTTTCTTAACCGTAGTGCCCAGAACGGGCATATAGTGGAAAGAACGGCAAtggaatgtggcgagtattcgCATACAAGATTTTGGCGTGGCGGTATTTTCACGAACTCGAAAGTTCAATTTGGTGCAGTAACTAGGCTTCCAGATTTGTGCGTATTTTTAAATACTCAGAACAACGTTCTTGAAATGCACAGAGCAGTGCAAGATGCGGCTAAAATGGCTATACCTACAATAGGTATTGTAGATACTAACTGTAATCCAAACTTAATAACCTACCCTGTTCCCGGAAATGATGACACCACCTCGGCAATCGAGTTGTACTGCAAATTGTTCAAAAATGCAGTTTTATTAGGcaaagaaaaacgaaaagaaTCGCAATAG